A stretch of the Arachis stenosperma cultivar V10309 chromosome 6, arast.V10309.gnm1.PFL2, whole genome shotgun sequence genome encodes the following:
- the LOC130934850 gene encoding uncharacterized protein LOC130934850: MLSEALKLKQVTPVGDEGSSHPRHQQQFYQPRGTKVDLPIFDGDSNVDEWVFKVKEYFEWFVVPEEMRLKMISFHLSGTAYAWFGRNQYYDLKAALKELKQISTVAEYQGQFEDLTNQPNTNTRNPISNPTFKKLSAAEIKMKRDKGLCYYCEEKWSPGHKCKTSCYLLIGEEEMHEILKEPEPELIQPLGAEAPIVVDAVQLEISLNAMGYQFSINTFVLDLQGADVVLGVQWLMCLGYVTTHYGLLTMEFVVNDVAVKLQGEWLLQADVMSNEIGRGGRQFGAARITTSFRRIWRGFQRTNSAATQPRHKLCYHPTTGFTIFQKEEIERLIAEMLETGVIRESQSAFSSPVLLVKKKDGSWRFCVDYRALNAITIRDKFLIPTIDEILDELFGVEYFSKIDLRSAYHQIRMNEDSVHMTAFRTHQGHYEFVVMPFGLTNAPSTFQATMNKVFRPYLRRFVAVFFDDILVYSKTWEDHLHHLRLTLTVLSQHQLFAKRSKCLFGQRQVEYLGHIVGADRVKVDPSKIETIQVWPKPNSLKQLRGFLGLTGYYRKFVAKYVQIAHPLTELLKVKRQIEPSSS; the protein is encoded by the exons ATGCTGTCGGAAGCACTAAAACTGAAGCAAGTAACACCAGTCGGTGATGAAGGCTCTTCACATCCTCGACATCAACAGCAATTCTACCAACCTAGAGGTACAAAAGTTGATTTACCCATTTTTGATGGTGATAGTAATGTAGATGAATGGGTTTTTAAAGTGAAAGAGTATTTTGAATGGTTTGTGGTACCTGAGGAGATGAGACTGAAAATGATTTCCTTCCATTTGTCTGGAACTGCTTATGCCTG GTTTGGACGGAACCAGTACTATGACCTCAAAGCCGCTCTTAAAGAGTTGAAGCAAATAAGTACTGTAGCAGAATATCAAGGACAATTTGAAGATCTTACCAATCAG CCTAACACTAATACTAGAAACCCGATATCAAACCCCACTTTTAAGAAATTGTCAGCAGCTGAAATTAAGATGAAGAGAGACAAGGGTCTCTGTTACTATTGTGAGGAAAAGTGGTCACCAGGACATAAATGTAAAACTTCTTGTTACTTattgattggagaggaagaaatGCACGAGATCCTGAAGGAACCGGAGCCTGAATTGATTCAACCTCTGGGTGCTGAGGCGCCGATTGTAGTGGATGCTGTGCAACTAGAAATTAGTTTGAATGCCATG GGGTACCAATTCTCCATTAACACTTTTGTGTTGGATCTTCAAGGGGCTGATGTAGTTCTCGGAGTTCAGTGGCTGATGTGCCTCGGCTATGTTACCACACATTATGGATTGCTTACCATGGAATTTGTGGTGAATGATGTTGCGGTAAAGCTACAGGGGGAATGGTTGCTTCAAGCTGACGTTATGAGTAACGAAAT AGGGCGAGGAGGGAGACAATTTGGTGCAGCCAGAATTACAACAAGTTTTAGAAGAATTTGGAGAGGTTTTCAACGAACCAACTCAGCTGCCACCCAACCGAGACATAAACTATGCTATCACCCTACTACCGGGTTCACAATTTTTCAGAAGGAGGAAATTGAACGTTTGATAGCAGAGATGCTTGAGACGGGAGTAATCCGGGAGAGTCAAAGTGCATTTTCCAGCCCTGTTCTACTAGTCAAGAAGAAGGACGGGAGCTGGAGATTCTGTGTTGATTATAGAGCATTAAACGCTATTACTATTCGGGATAAGTTTCTCATTCCAACCATTGATGAGATACTTGATGAACTCTTTGGTGTGGAATACTTCTCTAAGATTGATTTGAGATCGGCTTATCACCAAATTCGAATGAATGAGGATTCGGTTCACATGACGGCTTTTCGCACCCACCAAGGGCATTATGAGTTTGTAGTCATGCCTTTCGGTCTCACTAATGCCCCTTCAACTTTTCAGGCTACTATGAATAAGGTTTTTCGGCCTTATTTGAGAAGGTTTGTTGCTGTTTTCTTCGATGATATTCTTGTCTATAGCAAGACTTGGGAGGATCACTTACACCACCTCAGGCTTACCCTCACTGTCCTATCCCAGCACCAGCTGTTCGCTAAGAGATCAAAGTGCCTCTTTGGTCAAAGGCAAGTGGAGTACTTGGGCCATATTGTTGGGGCAGATAGAGTGAAAGTTGACCCGTCTAAAATAGAAACAATTCAAGTGTGGCCAAAGCCAAACTCTCTCAAACAACTTAGGGGCTTTCTTGGGTTAACAGGGTATTATCGCAAGTTTGTGGCTAAGTATGTCCAAATTGCTCATCCCTTGACTGAGTTACTCAAGGTGAAGAGGCAGATAGAGCCTTCGAGCAGTTGA
- the LOC130934849 gene encoding L-type lectin-domain containing receptor kinase IX.1-like → MVSSLLLLLLTLFPSNVDPLHFNITNFSDVESASKDMAYEGDAKVANGFIELNRYDYYRTGRAVYSQPLHLWDSSAKILTDFTTSFRFTIQGPESNSSDYNVLADGFAFHMAPLSFTTPPNSAGGNFGLFNISTHFGISQNQMFMVEFDTFQNKDYDPLELEHHVGINENSVKSIKYTKFDIEGNIGKQGHALITYNSSTKNLVVSWSFNGASTHTLSCEIDLSKILPEYVTVGFSAATGHRSNTQHNIHSWEFNSNLDSTDSEVNRKKRQKRIIEIVALTWSIIVLVLMVCVCLIKKRIAKLLHDGQVSVANDLDEASLPRRFKYKELVQATNEFSNDRKLGSGGSSQVYKGFLSHSGRAVAVKRIFADIQGGEKIFINEVKIISRLIHRNLVQFIGWCHNKQEFFLVFEYMPNGSLDTYLFGKRRALPWDARYKIALGVATALHYLHEDAEQCVLHRDIKSANILLDTDFSTKLCDFGMAKLVDPRLKTQRTGVVGTYGYLAPEYLNGGRASKESDIYSFGIVALEIACGRKTYQDGEYHIPLVKWVWQLYVEGNILNVADEGLNKNFDELQMTCLLIVGLWCTNPNDKERPKAAQVIKVLQLESPLPELQHDMHDHPLQPTMVKFRTSFQSSSISNSLVIDGR, encoded by the coding sequence ATGGTTTCTTCTCTGCTTTTGCTTCTTCTTACCCTTTTCCCTTCAAATGTTGACCCATTACATTTCAATATAACAAATTTCAGTGATGTTGAGAGTGCAAGCAAAGATATGGCATATGAAGGTGATGCCAAAGTTGCCAACGGGTTCATAGAGCTCAACAGATATGACTACTATCGAACCGGCCGAGCCGTTTACAGCCAGCCTTTGCACCTTTGGGATTCATCTGCTAAGATTCTCACAGACTTCACAACCTCTTTTAGATTCACTATTCAAGGACCAGAATCCAATAGTAGTGATTATAATGTACTTGCTGATGGATTTGCATTCCACATGGCTCCTTTGAGTTTCACAACTCCACCCAACTCAGCTGGTGGCAATTTTGGACTATTCAACATTTCCACACATTTTGGAATATCCCAAAATCAAATGTTTATGGTGGAATTTGACACATTCCAAAATAAAGATTATGATCCTCTAGAACTAGAGCACCATGTTGGGATCAACGAAAATTCTGTCAAATCCATCAAGTATACTAAGTTTGATATTGAAGGAAACATTGGGAAACAAGGTCATGCTTTAATTACCTATAATTCTTCTACCAAGAACCTTGTTGTGTCTTGGTCTTTCAATGGAGCTAGCACTCATACTCTGTCTTGTGAGATTGACCTCTCCAAAATCCTACCAGAGTATGTGACAGTTGGATTCTCAGCTGCAACTGGCCACCGCTCTAACACACAACACAACATTCATTCTTGggaatttaattcaaatttggATTCCACCGATTCTGAGGTAAACAGAAAGAAGAGGCAAAAAAGGATCATAGAAATTGTTGCACTGACTTGGTCAATAATTGTATTGGTGCTTATGGTATGTGTTTGTCTTATCAAGAAAAGAATTGCCAAGCTTCTACATGATGGTCAAGTATCAGTCGCCAATGACTTGGACGAAGCATCACTACCTAGAAGATTCAAGTACAAGGAATTAGTTCAAGCCACCAATGAGTTCTCAAATGATAGAAAGCTTGGAAGTGGAGGATCAAGTCAAGTTTACAAAGGTTTTCTAAGTCACTCAGGACGTGCGGTCGCAGTGAAGAGGATTTTCGCTGATATTCAAGGAGGCGAGAAAATATTTATCAATGAAGTGAAGATAATAAGCCGTCTTATACACAGAAACTTGGTGCAATTCATAGGGTGGTGCCACAACAAACAAGAGTTCTTCCTAGTTTTCGAGTACATGCCTAATGGAAGCCTAGACACTTATCTCTTTGGAAAAAGAAGAGCTCTGCCTTGGGATGCAAGGTACAAGATAGCTTTAGGTGTGGCCACAGCGCTTCATTATCTTCATGAAGATGCAGAACAATGTGTGCTTCATAGAGATATTAAGTCTGCTAACATTCTATTGGACACAGATTTTAGCACCAAGCTTTGTGATTTTGGTATGGCAAAATTGGTAGACCCAAGATTGAAGACTCAAAGAACAGGAGTTGTAGGGACATATGGGTACTTGGCACCAGAATATCTCAATGGAGGAAGGGCTAGCAAAGAATCAGATATATATAGTTTTGGGATTGTAGCTTTGGAAATTGCATGTGGAAGGAAGACTTACCAAGATGGAGAATATCATATTCCTCTAGTGAAGTGGGTATGGCAACTCTATGTGGAAGGGAATATTCTGAATGTTGCTGATGAAGGATTGAACAAGAATtttgatgaacttcaaatgACATGCTTGCTAATTGTGGGATTATGGTGTACCAATCCGAATGACAAGGAAAGGCCGAAAGCAGCACAAGTGATCAAGGTTCTTCAACTTGAATCGCCGCTACCTGAGCTTCAACATGATATGCATGATCATCCTCTTCAACCAACCATGGTGAAGTTTAGAACTTCTTTTCAATCATCATCCATCAGCAATAGCCTTGTTATTGATGGACGTTAG
- the LOC130934848 gene encoding L-type lectin-domain containing receptor kinase IX.1-like yields the protein MASLSSSHQFFNNLVPSILHLLLLITLSSLPILVHPLSFNITNFDDPASASQMAYEGDARSSNGSIDLNKVIYDFRVGRAIYGQPLHLWDSATKALTSFSTSFTFTIDAVNDTKIGDGFVFYLAPLGYQIPPNSAGGTFALFNQTTNLVNQPQNHVVAVEFDTFIGSIDPPFQHVGIDDNSLTSLATAKFDVDKNLGVKCFALISYEASTKTLTVSWSFSGSSGNKTIATASTSNSLSYNIDLMQALPEWVNIGFSSSTGLSTERNVIYSWQFHSTLGGEMGKVQNKKLNIVVVVVPVVVTVVLLTVVVVVGLLIIKKRRRTNEEGGGEYPGQFPIEFDLDRATIPRRFDYKELVAATNGFAEDKRLGQGGSGEVYKGVLSYLGRVVAVKRIFADFENSERVFHNEVRIISRLIHKNLVQFIGWCHEEGELLLVFEFMPNGSLDTHLFGNKKTLAWNLRYKAAIGVATALHYLHEDAEQCVLHRDIKSANVLLDNDFNTKLGDFGMAKLVDPRLRTQRTGVVGTYGYLAPEYINGGRASKESDMYSFGVVALEIASGRRTFRDGEFHVPITNWIWQLYVDGNLMSGADERLCKDFNVNEMMSLLTVGLWCTHPDVKQRPKAAQVIKVLQLEAPLPEIPKDIRYNNVVLPQHSNIVQQPPHHSLESPPDITTSLVYGGR from the coding sequence atggCTTCTCTATCTTCTTCTCATCAGTTCTTCAATAATCTTGTTCCTTCTATTCTCCATCTACTTCTTCTAATCACCCTCTCTTCCCTTCCAATTTTGGTTCATCCATTATCCTTCAACATAACCAACTTCGATGACCCTGCTAGTGCAAGCCAAATGGCATACGAAGGTGATGCAAGATCCAGCAATGGATCCATCGACCTCAACAAAGTCATCTATGACTTCAGGGTTGGCCGTGCCATTTACGGCCAACCCCTTCACCTTTGGGATTCAGCCACCAAAGCTCTCACAAGTTTCTCCACAAGCTTCACATTCACCATTGATGCAGTGAATGACACAAAGATCGGTGACGGTTTTGTGTTCTATTTGGCACCTCTTGGCTACCAAATCCCACCAAATTCAGCTGGTGGAACTTTTGCTCTCTTCAATCAAACAACCAATCTCGTcaaccaaccacaaaaccaTGTTGTGGCGGTTGAGTTTGACACATTTATTGGCTCCATTGACCCACCATTTCAGCATGTGGGGATTGATGATAACTCTCTTACTTCACTTGCTACTGCCAAGTTTGATGTTGACAAGAACCTTGGTGTCAAGTGTTTCGCTTTGATTTCTTACGAAGCTTCGACCAAGACACTCACAGTGTCCTGGTCGTTCAGTGGAAGCAGTGGCAATAAAACTATTGCGACTGCTTCCACTTCGAATTCTTTGTCTTACAACATTGACCTCATGCAAGCTCTTCCAGAGTGGGTGAATATCGGGTTTTCGTCCTCGACCGGGTTATCCACCGAGCGAAACGTTATCTATTCATGGCAGTTTCATTCAACTTTGGGTGGAGAAATGGGGAAGGTTCAAAACAAGAAGCTGAACATTGTTGTGGTGGTTGTCCCGGTGGTTGTCACGGTTGTTTTATTGactgtggtggtggttgttggtCTCTTGATCATCAAGAAAAGGAGGAGGACTAATGAGGAAGGTGGTGGCGAATACCCTGGACAGTTCCCTATCGAGTTTGACCTCGACAGAGCAACTATCCCAAGGAGATTCGACTACAAAGAATTGGTTGCGGCCACCAACGGTTTCGCCGAAGACAAGAGGCTCGGACAAGGAGGGTCAGGAGAAGTCTACAAAGGCGTTCTGAGCTATCTTGGAAGAGTTGTTGCCGTGAAGAGGATCTTCGCCGACTTCGAAAACTCGGAGAGAGTTTTCCACAACGAAGTAAGGATCATAAGCCGTTTGATCcacaaaaacttggtgcaatTCATAGGTTGGTGCCACGAGGAAGGTGAATTGCTTCTTGTTTTCGAGTTCATGCCGAACGGAAGCCTCGACACACACCTTTTCGGAAACAAGAAGACTCTGGCATGGAATCTGAGGTACAAGGCCGCGATTGGCGTCGCGACCGCGCTTCATTATCTCCATGAAGACGCAGAGCAATGCGTTCTTCACAGAGATATTAAGTCAGCGAATGTGTTGTTAGACAACGATTTTAACACGAAGCTGGGCGACTTCGGCATGGCGAAATTGGTAGATCCAAGATTGAGGACTCAGAGAACAGGGGTTGTGGGAACCTATGGATACCTGGCTCCGGAATACATCAATGGAGGGAGGGCGAGTAAGGAGTCAGATATGTATAGCTTTGGAGTTGTGGCATTGGAGATTGCAAGTGGGAGAAGGACTTTTAGGGATGGAGAGTTTCATGTGCCAATAACAAATTGGATATGGCAACTTTATGTTGATGGGAACCTTATGAGTGGTGCTGATGAGAGGTTGTGTAAGGATTTTAATGTGAATGAAATGATGAGTTTGCTTACTGTGGGGTTATGGTGCACACACCCTGATGTTAAACAGAGGCCAAAGGCAGCACAAGTTATTAAGGTTCTTCAGCTTGAAGCTCCATTACCAGAGATTCCTAAAGATATTCGTTATAATAATGTTGTTCTTCCACAACATTCAAACATTGTGCAACAACCACCACATCACTCCCTTGAATCGCCGCCTGACATTACTACTAGTCTTGTTTACGGTGGACGGTAA